From Corvus hawaiiensis isolate bCorHaw1 chromosome 13, bCorHaw1.pri.cur, whole genome shotgun sequence, one genomic window encodes:
- the PCLAF gene encoding PCNA-associated factor, whose amino-acid sequence MARTKAAQGGRVFRKVLVARAPRKALGSSSISAGPPLPSRRGDRRPVGLNRVCVRPVPTWQRGISDFLKLPPKDDGAPDRDTPGTSGLEARPLPLDPAEDGECLEEE is encoded by the exons aTGGCGCGGACCAAGGCGGCGCAGGGCGGCCGCGTCTTTCGCAAGG TGTTGGTCGCCCGCGCTCCCCGGAAGGCgctgggctccagcagcatCAGCGCGGGGCCGCCGCTGCCCAGCAGGAGAG GTGACAGGCGCCCTGTGGGGCTGAACCGGGTCTGTGTGAGGCCGGTGCCCACCTGGCAAAGGGGCATCAGCGACTTCCTGAAGCTCCCACCCAAGGACGACGGGGCACCTGACCGAGACACGCCCGGCACCAGCGGCCTGGA AGCTCGGCCCCTGCCACTGGATCCTGCTGAAGATGGAGAGTGCTTGGAGGAAGAGTAG